Proteins from one Hydrogenophaga sp. SL48 genomic window:
- a CDS encoding DUF1800 domain-containing protein, with the protein MNAPATALNRFGLGARPDEPPPDDPPRWLLSQFEEYEPLPPAWRSAERTPALVGAWLAQQRAVRLAPEGQRSGIREAYLRQGRDAHVMAVGARTDSALQTGTPFVERLVHFWSNHFAVSVDKLLVVGLAGGFEADAIRPNVLGRFEDLLLAAVRHPAMLLYLDQAQSVGPGSAAGQRAAARQQRVRGLNENLAREILELHTLGVRSGYTQADVTEFARALTGWTLPGDEPGDGAEATFRFAPALHEPGPRTVLGRRYADGGEQQARAILHDLATAPATARHIATKLARHFVADDPPPALVQRLADSFVRTGGDLTSLYRALVASPEAWASAQAKFKSPWEWGVSSLRAMGRRELPPMQATNLMTQLGQPVWRPGSPAGYADLSATWAAPDALIRRVEAAQRFAQQAGGALDARALATRVLPGGALSDATAGAIARADSGGTALALLLVAPEFLRR; encoded by the coding sequence ATGAACGCTCCCGCGACAGCCCTGAACCGCTTTGGCCTCGGCGCCCGGCCCGACGAGCCACCACCGGACGACCCACCACGGTGGTTGTTGTCCCAGTTTGAAGAATACGAGCCGCTGCCGCCGGCCTGGCGGTCTGCCGAGCGCACACCGGCGCTCGTCGGTGCCTGGCTGGCGCAGCAGCGCGCGGTGCGCCTGGCGCCGGAAGGGCAACGCAGCGGCATCCGCGAAGCCTATTTGCGCCAGGGGCGGGACGCGCATGTGATGGCGGTGGGTGCCCGGACCGACAGCGCACTGCAGACGGGCACACCGTTTGTCGAGCGGCTGGTGCACTTCTGGTCCAACCACTTCGCGGTGTCGGTGGACAAGCTGCTGGTGGTGGGGCTGGCGGGCGGGTTCGAGGCCGACGCCATCCGTCCGAACGTCTTGGGGCGCTTTGAAGACCTGCTGCTGGCCGCCGTGCGCCATCCGGCGATGCTGCTCTACCTGGACCAGGCCCAGTCGGTGGGCCCGGGCAGTGCCGCGGGCCAGCGCGCAGCGGCCCGGCAGCAGCGGGTTCGTGGCCTGAACGAAAACCTGGCGCGCGAAATTCTGGAGCTGCACACGCTCGGCGTGCGCAGCGGCTACACGCAGGCCGACGTGACGGAGTTCGCCCGCGCGCTCACCGGCTGGACACTGCCGGGCGACGAGCCTGGCGACGGCGCCGAAGCCACGTTCCGCTTCGCTCCCGCCCTGCACGAGCCGGGCCCACGCACCGTGCTCGGCCGCCGTTACGCCGACGGCGGCGAGCAGCAGGCCCGCGCCATCCTCCACGACCTGGCCACCGCGCCCGCGACCGCCCGGCACATCGCCACCAAGCTCGCGCGCCACTTCGTCGCGGACGACCCGCCGCCCGCGCTGGTGCAGCGGCTGGCCGACAGCTTCGTGCGCACCGGCGGCGACCTGACCAGCCTGTACCGGGCCTTGGTGGCTTCGCCGGAGGCCTGGGCGTCTGCGCAGGCCAAGTTCAAGTCGCCCTGGGAGTGGGGCGTGTCCAGCCTGCGCGCCATGGGCCGGCGGGAGCTGCCGCCCATGCAGGCCACCAATTTGATGACCCAGCTCGGCCAACCGGTGTGGCGGCCCGGGTCGCCCGCGGGTTACGCAGACCTGAGCGCCACCTGGGCGGCACCGGATGCGCTGATCCGCCGCGTGGAGGCCGCGCAGCGTTTCGCCCAGCAGGCGGGCGGCGCCCTCGATGCCCGGGCACTGGCGACACGGGTGTTGCCGGGCGGCGCTCTCAGCGACGCCACGGCGGGCGCGATCGCCCGCGCCGACAGCGGGGGCACCGCCCTGGCGCTGCTGCTGGTGGCGCCCGAATTCCTGAGGAGGTAA
- a CDS encoding DUF1501 domain-containing protein — protein MDRRRFLGSATLLAAPRILFAKAATERRFVFIIQRGAADGLNTLIPYADPAYASARGALAIDPASALKLDGSFALHPSLGHLRTLYAAGQATLFHAVASPYRDRSHFDGQNVLETGGSAPYQVKDGWMNRLLGVLPREGKEAIAFSPAVPMAFRGAVPVTSYAPSALPQANEDLLMRVEQLYARDGQLHALWSSALEARGMAGGMGGGANRQDAGALGRMAAGFLGRADGPRIAMIETGGWDTHSGQAARLAAQLRNLDHMLAGLQEGLGPVWDQTVVLVATEFGRTVAANGTGGTDHGTGAMAMLVGGAVDGGRTVADWPGLSAANLLDGRDLKPTLALDALITAACAESFALEPERLSPVLFPHGGKRPLVPRLLRS, from the coding sequence ATGGACCGACGCCGCTTCCTGGGCTCCGCCACATTGCTGGCGGCCCCCCGCATCCTGTTCGCGAAGGCCGCCACCGAGCGGCGCTTTGTCTTCATCATCCAGCGCGGCGCGGCCGACGGCCTGAACACGCTGATTCCCTACGCCGACCCGGCCTACGCGAGTGCGCGGGGCGCCCTGGCCATCGACCCGGCCAGCGCGCTGAAGCTGGACGGCAGCTTCGCGCTGCATCCCTCCCTGGGCCATCTGCGCACGCTGTATGCCGCCGGGCAGGCGACCCTGTTTCACGCCGTGGCCTCGCCGTACCGCGACCGGTCCCACTTCGACGGACAGAACGTCCTGGAAACCGGCGGCAGCGCGCCTTACCAGGTCAAGGACGGCTGGATGAACCGGCTGCTGGGCGTGTTGCCGCGCGAAGGCAAAGAGGCCATCGCGTTCTCGCCCGCCGTGCCGATGGCGTTTCGGGGCGCGGTTCCGGTGACCTCCTACGCGCCCTCGGCGCTGCCGCAGGCCAACGAGGATCTGCTGATGCGCGTGGAACAGCTGTACGCCCGGGACGGCCAGCTGCACGCGCTGTGGTCGTCCGCGCTGGAGGCCCGCGGCATGGCGGGCGGCATGGGCGGTGGCGCCAACCGCCAGGACGCGGGCGCGCTGGGGCGCATGGCGGCCGGCTTTCTGGGGCGTGCGGATGGACCCCGCATCGCGATGATCGAGACCGGCGGCTGGGACACGCACAGCGGCCAGGCGGCGCGGCTGGCCGCGCAGCTCAGGAACCTGGACCACATGCTGGCCGGCCTTCAGGAGGGACTGGGGCCGGTGTGGGACCAGACGGTGGTGCTCGTGGCCACCGAATTCGGGCGCACCGTGGCGGCCAACGGCACCGGTGGCACCGACCACGGCACGGGCGCGATGGCGATGCTGGTCGGGGGTGCCGTGGACGGAGGACGCACCGTGGCCGACTGGCCGGGTTTGTCGGCCGCCAACCTGCTGGACGGTCGCGACCTGAAGCCCACCCTGGCGCTGGACGCGCTGATCACCGCCGCGTGTGCGGAGAGCTTTGCGCTGGAGCCGGAGCGGCTGTCGCCGGTGCTGTTTCCGCACGGCGGCAAGAGGCCGTTGGTGCCGCGTCTTCTGCGGTCATAG
- a CDS encoding Hsp70 family protein, whose protein sequence is MQKHPAGTLGIDFGTSNSAMSWASPHGLSRLIPLEGDAVSMPTAVFFNAEDHRTHFGRDAVAQYLAGTEGRLLRSLKSLLGSPLINESTEVNHRSISFLEIVTTFLVELRERATQTLGSAPERVVMGRPVHFVDDDVERDAMAQQSLLEAAQAAGFREVSFQLEPIAAALDHERRLDREAVVLIVDIGGGTSDFTVVRLGPQHMALADRSGDVLATTGVHIGGTDFDHRLSLEQVMPLLGYRQLGPQGREVPSRVFFDLSTWHLIQWLYVPRAISQAQALRVNYSDARLHERLMRVLREKHGHHIAHEVELAKIRCSMADADTTVDLSIVEAALTAPLGTAALREHLDDLLARTVACARECVQRAGLRDEQLDAVYLTGGSSALRPFQETLRAAFPSVPLIEGDLFGGVASGLAYSRG, encoded by the coding sequence ATGCAAAAACACCCCGCCGGCACCCTCGGCATTGACTTCGGCACGTCCAACTCCGCCATGTCCTGGGCGTCGCCCCACGGCCTGTCGCGCCTGATCCCGCTGGAAGGCGACGCCGTCTCCATGCCCACCGCCGTGTTCTTCAACGCCGAAGACCACCGCACCCACTTCGGCCGCGACGCCGTGGCCCAGTACCTGGCCGGCACCGAGGGCCGGCTGCTGCGCTCGCTCAAGAGCCTGCTGGGCAGCCCGCTGATCAACGAAAGCACCGAGGTCAACCACCGCTCGATCAGCTTCCTGGAGATCGTGACCACCTTCCTGGTCGAGCTGCGCGAGCGCGCCACGCAGACGCTGGGCAGCGCGCCCGAGCGCGTGGTCATGGGCCGGCCCGTGCACTTCGTCGACGACGACGTCGAGCGCGACGCCATGGCCCAGCAGTCGTTGCTGGAGGCCGCGCAGGCGGCCGGCTTTCGCGAGGTGAGCTTCCAGCTCGAACCCATCGCCGCCGCGCTGGACCACGAGCGCCGGCTGGACCGCGAGGCCGTGGTGCTGATCGTGGACATCGGCGGCGGCACCTCCGACTTCACCGTGGTGCGCCTGGGCCCACAGCACATGGCGCTGGCCGATCGCTCGGGCGACGTGCTCGCCACCACCGGCGTGCACATCGGCGGCACCGACTTCGACCACCGCCTCAGCCTGGAGCAGGTGATGCCGCTGCTGGGCTACCGCCAGCTCGGCCCGCAGGGGCGCGAGGTGCCCAGCCGCGTGTTCTTCGACCTCTCGACCTGGCACCTGATCCAGTGGCTCTATGTGCCGCGCGCCATCAGCCAGGCGCAGGCGCTGCGCGTCAACTACAGCGACGCGCGGCTGCACGAGCGGCTGATGCGCGTGCTGCGCGAGAAACACGGCCACCACATCGCGCACGAGGTCGAGCTGGCCAAGATCCGCTGCTCGATGGCCGATGCGGACACCACCGTGGACCTCTCCATCGTCGAGGCGGCGCTCACCGCGCCCCTGGGCACGGCCGCGCTGCGCGAGCACCTGGATGACCTGCTGGCGCGCACCGTGGCCTGCGCGCGCGAGTGCGTTCAGCGCGCCGGCCTGCGCGATGAACAGCTCGACGCGGTCTACCTCACCGGCGGCTCGTCGGCCCTGCGTCCGTTTCAAGAGACGCTGCGCGCGGCGTTCCCGAGCGTGCCGCTGATCGAGGGGGATCTGTTTGGGGGCGTGGCGTCGGGGCTGGCTTATTCGCGGGGGTGA
- a CDS encoding IclR family transcriptional regulator, whose amino-acid sequence MSLALDRGLALLEHLAAHPDGVPLASLANELDMPLSACHRLLAALQARGYVRQARAQGDYLLTTKIVSLGLGYLSGAGIVDIAEPLLERLAQRTGELVRLSIVDGDRLTWIAKAQGVRKGLRYDPDMGQDARLSCTASGHAWLLSMSDERALALVSQQGFGEPAEYGPKAPTTVKALLGFLHAARVRGYAVIDELFAPGMSAIAVPVLRRREAIGVISVAGPRQRLTAARMHEMAPDLLAAAAELGPICNTSSLFGRPPLGKG is encoded by the coding sequence ATGAGCCTTGCCCTCGACCGCGGTCTTGCCCTGCTCGAACACCTCGCCGCCCACCCCGACGGCGTGCCCCTGGCCTCACTCGCCAACGAGCTGGACATGCCGCTCAGCGCCTGCCACCGCCTGCTGGCCGCGCTGCAGGCGCGCGGTTATGTGCGGCAGGCGCGCGCCCAGGGCGACTACCTACTCACCACCAAGATCGTCTCGCTCGGGCTGGGCTACCTCAGCGGCGCGGGCATCGTGGACATCGCCGAGCCGCTGCTGGAGCGGCTGGCGCAGCGCACGGGCGAACTGGTGCGCCTGTCCATCGTCGACGGCGACCGCCTGACCTGGATCGCCAAGGCGCAGGGCGTGCGCAAGGGCCTGCGCTACGACCCCGACATGGGGCAGGACGCGCGCCTCTCGTGCACCGCCTCGGGCCACGCCTGGCTGCTGTCCATGAGCGACGAGCGCGCGCTGGCGCTGGTGTCGCAGCAGGGCTTTGGCGAACCCGCCGAGTACGGCCCCAAGGCGCCCACCACCGTGAAAGCCCTGCTGGGCTTCCTGCACGCGGCGCGGGTGCGCGGCTACGCCGTGATCGACGAGCTGTTCGCGCCCGGCATGAGCGCCATCGCGGTGCCGGTGCTGCGCCGGCGCGAGGCCATCGGCGTGATCAGCGTGGCCGGCCCGCGCCAGCGCCTGACCGCCGCGCGCATGCACGAGATGGCGCCCGACCTGCTGGCCGCGGCCGCCGAACTCGGGCCGATCTGCAACACCAGCAGCCTGTTTGGGCGCCCTCCGCTGGGCAAGGGTTGA
- a CDS encoding type II 3-dehydroquinate dehydratase, producing the protein MTKHPDTGQAAVYVLNGPNLNLLGLREPHLYGSDTLAQVEALCRRVCAELGLACEFRQTNHEGVLVDWVQEARERGAAIVINPAGLSFRSIPLLDALKTIDQPIAEVHVTNIHRRDPIYQTSLVSLAASGVICGFGIFGYEMGVRAVAHQMARAAA; encoded by the coding sequence ATGACCAAACACCCCGATACGGGCCAAGCCGCTGTCTATGTGCTCAACGGCCCCAACCTCAACCTGCTGGGCCTGCGCGAGCCGCACCTCTACGGCAGCGACACGCTGGCCCAGGTGGAGGCGCTGTGCCGCCGCGTCTGCGCCGAGCTGGGGCTGGCCTGCGAATTCCGGCAGACCAATCACGAGGGCGTGCTGGTGGACTGGGTGCAGGAGGCGCGCGAACGCGGCGCGGCCATCGTCATCAACCCGGCGGGCCTGTCGTTCCGTTCGATCCCGCTGCTGGACGCGCTCAAGACCATCGACCAGCCGATTGCCGAGGTGCACGTCACCAACATCCACCGCCGCGACCCGATCTACCAGACCTCGCTGGTGTCGCTGGCCGCGAGTGGCGTGATCTGCGGCTTCGGCATCTTTGGCTACGAGATGGGCGTGCGCGCCGTGGCCCACCAGATGGCGCGGGCCGCCGCCTGA
- the dctP gene encoding TRAP transporter substrate-binding protein DctP, which yields MNSSLPRRHVLQIGASLAAATVLPAWAQTPPTLRFAAVFSERDIRADMIKMLAKSVEADFKIEPFLNSTLYKQGTELVALQRDNLDMGNIGPQDISKQVPSWSLLASAYLFRDANHLNTFFASELGAQMKKTVEDQLKVKILGPTFFGTRQVGLKGKKKINTPADLAGVKLRMPPGETWQLLGKSLGANPTPMAYAETYTGLQTGAIDGQDNPLPNVQNMKFYEVMQQIVLTSHLVGYDLLTINLKVWQGMSPAKQQAFQAAADKAIAWSTAEHLKREAELVAEFKRAGLEVYTPDLNAFRDHAQKIYLASDQAKDWPAGMLQKINALK from the coding sequence ATGAACAGCTCACTTCCCCGCCGTCACGTCCTTCAGATCGGTGCCTCGCTGGCCGCCGCCACCGTGCTGCCCGCCTGGGCACAGACGCCGCCCACGCTGCGCTTCGCGGCGGTGTTCTCCGAGCGCGACATCCGCGCCGACATGATCAAGATGCTGGCCAAGTCGGTCGAGGCCGATTTCAAGATCGAGCCCTTCCTCAACAGCACGCTCTACAAGCAGGGCACCGAGCTGGTGGCGCTGCAGCGCGACAACCTGGACATGGGCAACATCGGCCCGCAGGACATCTCCAAGCAGGTGCCTTCGTGGTCGCTGCTGGCCTCGGCCTACCTGTTCCGCGACGCGAACCACCTCAACACCTTCTTTGCCAGCGAGCTGGGCGCGCAGATGAAGAAGACGGTCGAAGACCAGCTCAAGGTGAAGATCCTCGGCCCGACCTTCTTTGGCACGCGCCAGGTCGGCCTCAAGGGCAAGAAGAAGATCAACACGCCGGCCGATCTCGCCGGGGTGAAGCTGCGCATGCCGCCGGGCGAAACCTGGCAGTTGCTGGGCAAATCGCTCGGCGCCAACCCCACGCCCATGGCCTACGCCGAGACCTACACCGGCCTGCAGACGGGCGCCATCGACGGGCAGGACAACCCGCTGCCCAATGTGCAGAACATGAAGTTCTACGAGGTGATGCAGCAGATCGTGTTGACCTCGCACCTGGTGGGCTACGACCTGCTGACCATCAACCTGAAGGTCTGGCAGGGCATGTCGCCGGCGAAGCAGCAGGCCTTCCAGGCGGCGGCCGACAAGGCCATCGCCTGGAGCACGGCCGAGCACCTCAAGCGCGAGGCCGAGCTGGTGGCCGAATTCAAGCGCGCGGGGCTGGAGGTGTACACCCCCGACCTCAACGCTTTCCGTGATCACGCCCAGAAGATCTACCTGGCCTCGGACCAGGCCAAGGACTGGCCTGCCGGCATGTTGCAGAAGATCAACGCATTGAAGTAG